One part of the Paenibacillus silvisoli genome encodes these proteins:
- the glgA gene encoding glycogen synthase GlgA, translating into MKVLFAASEAVPLVKTGGLADVAGALPKALSTKGGADVRVILPKYDAIPSELAEQFEQIAEFNVHLGWRSLYCGLLKAEIDGIAYYLIDNEFYFKRGVLYGYGDDAERFVFFCFAVMESLYHMDFQPDIIHCHDWQTGLIPFLLKTRYKHDPACSDIVSVYTIHNLRYQGVFGRELLKDLLSSGDELFGSEGIDFYGAGNCMMGGIRYADKLTTVSPTYANEIQTEWYGEKLEGLLRYRSADLVGIVNGIDTDLFDPMNDSAVPFPYRGSLARKRKNKLALQNELGLKESEQTPLIGIVSRLVDQKGFDLIAAVLDEILAEDVQIVVLGSGDYQFEQMFRQAEATRPGQVATWFGFNDGLARRIYAGSDMYLMPSQFEPCGLSQLLALRYRSVPIVRETGGLKDTVTAYNEFTGDGNGFTFLNYNAHDMLHTIQRALQFYRDEEVWQKIVSNGSKDDISWKSSAKAYLSLYNAIAPKRKENHQWPVTS; encoded by the coding sequence ATGAAAGTATTATTTGCAGCCTCAGAAGCGGTGCCGCTCGTTAAGACGGGCGGCTTAGCCGACGTAGCAGGCGCACTGCCGAAAGCGCTCAGCACGAAGGGCGGCGCCGATGTCCGCGTCATTCTGCCGAAGTACGATGCGATTCCGTCCGAGCTTGCGGAACAGTTTGAGCAAATTGCCGAGTTCAACGTGCATCTGGGATGGCGTTCTTTGTACTGCGGTTTGCTGAAGGCTGAGATTGACGGCATTGCCTATTATTTGATCGATAACGAGTTTTATTTTAAGCGCGGCGTGCTTTACGGGTACGGCGACGACGCGGAACGGTTTGTTTTCTTCTGTTTCGCGGTGATGGAATCTCTCTATCATATGGATTTCCAACCTGATATTATCCACTGCCACGATTGGCAGACGGGACTGATTCCGTTCCTGCTCAAAACGCGCTATAAGCATGATCCGGCGTGCAGCGATATCGTATCGGTGTACACGATACATAACTTGCGCTATCAAGGCGTGTTCGGCCGGGAGCTGCTGAAGGATTTGCTCAGCTCCGGAGATGAATTGTTCGGCTCGGAAGGGATTGATTTCTACGGGGCGGGCAACTGTATGATGGGCGGCATCCGTTATGCGGACAAGCTTACGACCGTCAGCCCGACGTATGCGAATGAGATTCAGACGGAGTGGTACGGCGAGAAGCTGGAAGGCCTTCTCCGGTACCGTTCCGCCGATCTGGTCGGCATCGTGAACGGCATCGACACGGACCTGTTCGATCCGATGAACGACAGCGCCGTGCCGTTTCCGTACCGCGGCTCGCTTGCACGCAAGCGGAAAAACAAACTCGCGCTGCAAAACGAGCTTGGCTTGAAGGAATCGGAGCAAACGCCGCTGATCGGGATCGTTTCGAGACTGGTCGACCAGAAAGGCTTTGACCTGATCGCTGCGGTGCTGGACGAGATTCTTGCGGAGGACGTGCAAATCGTCGTATTGGGCTCGGGCGACTATCAGTTCGAGCAAATGTTCCGCCAAGCCGAAGCGACGCGTCCCGGACAAGTGGCGACCTGGTTCGGATTCAACGATGGACTGGCCCGCCGCATTTACGCAGGCAGCGATATGTACCTCATGCCGTCGCAGTTCGAGCCGTGCGGACTGAGCCAGCTCCTTGCGCTCCGTTACCGTTCGGTGCCGATCGTTCGCGAGACGGGTGGTTTAAAGGACACGGTAACTGCATATAACGAGTTTACGGGAGATGGCAACGGGTTCACTTTCTTGAACTACAATGCCCACGATATGCTCCATACGATCCAACGCGCTCTGCAATTTTATAGAGACGAGGAGGTATGGCAGAAAATTGTGTCAAATGGCAGCAAGGACGACATAAGCTGGAAGAGTTCGGCGAAAGCCTATTTATCGCTGTACAATGCGATTGCGCCTAAACGAAAGGAGAATCATCAATGGCCC
- the glgD gene encoding glucose-1-phosphate adenylyltransferase subunit GlgD, producing the protein MNSNILGVINLIHESDELESLTASRCLATVPFGARFRLIDFTLSSMVNSGITKVGVFAQTKYRSLIDHLGSGKHWDLQHRQSGLFIMPPVTDDVNEVRRGDLYHFYQHRDYFTRSTQEYVLIARSHMICNIDFDAMLSSHKASGADITVVTKEQPELFGGKARKLQIDERGRVTAMQDHYGRLESDLISMEMYLMRKELLLELVDTSLAQGQDHLVRHAIMSRVNQLHIQSYAYEGYLGVINTLNSYYKNSMQLLRPEVWKSLFFEPGPIYTKVKDEPPARYAEGAKTSNSLVANGCIIEGTVINSILFRGVHVHKGAVVRNSIIMQNGIIGEHSFVDHVILDKDVTVERGRELRGAEVSPFLAVKRKVI; encoded by the coding sequence ATGAACTCCAACATACTAGGCGTCATCAATCTAATCCACGAATCAGATGAATTGGAGTCATTGACCGCAAGCCGCTGCTTGGCAACCGTTCCGTTCGGCGCGCGTTTTCGGCTGATCGATTTCACGCTATCAAGCATGGTGAATTCCGGCATTACGAAGGTCGGCGTATTCGCGCAAACGAAATACCGCTCGCTGATCGACCATTTAGGCTCGGGCAAGCACTGGGATTTGCAGCACCGCCAAAGCGGCTTGTTCATCATGCCGCCGGTAACGGACGACGTGAACGAGGTGCGCCGCGGCGATCTCTATCATTTCTATCAGCACAGAGACTATTTTACGCGCTCCACGCAAGAGTATGTCTTAATTGCGCGCAGCCATATGATTTGCAATATCGACTTCGACGCGATGCTGTCCTCGCATAAGGCGAGCGGCGCGGACATTACCGTCGTGACCAAGGAGCAGCCGGAGCTGTTCGGCGGCAAGGCGCGCAAGCTGCAAATCGACGAGCGCGGACGCGTAACGGCGATGCAGGACCACTACGGCCGGCTCGAAAGCGACCTGATCTCGATGGAAATGTATTTGATGCGCAAGGAGCTGCTGCTGGAGCTAGTCGATACGTCGCTCGCTCAGGGGCAGGATCATTTGGTCCGCCACGCGATTATGTCGCGGGTGAATCAGCTTCATATCCAAAGCTATGCTTACGAAGGCTACTTAGGCGTTATCAATACGCTGAACAGCTATTATAAGAACAGCATGCAGCTGCTTCGTCCCGAGGTGTGGAAGAGCCTGTTCTTCGAACCGGGCCCGATTTACACGAAGGTTAAGGATGAACCGCCTGCCCGTTACGCCGAAGGAGCGAAGACGTCCAATTCGCTCGTCGCCAACGGCTGCATCATTGAAGGGACGGTCATCAACAGCATTTTGTTCCGGGGCGTGCACGTACATAAAGGAGCGGTCGTGCGCAACAGCATCATTATGCAGAACGGCATCATTGGGGAGCACAGCTTCGTCGACCATGTCATTTTGGATAAAGACGTTACCGTAGAGCGCGGCCGCGAGCTGCGCGGCGCCGAAGTGTCGCCGTTCCTCGCGGTCAAGAGAAAAGTCATCTAA
- a CDS encoding glucose-1-phosphate adenylyltransferase, translating into MGRKRMVAMLLAGGEGKRLGVLTKDLAKPAVHFGGKYRIIDFTLSNCAHSGIDTIGVLTQYQPLVLNTYLGIGSPWGLDRRDGGMAILPPYVKQKGGMWYKGTANAIYQNMGFIDRYDPDYVLVISGDHIYKMDYELMLQEHEERGADVTIACIEVGWKEASRFGIMHVDDDGAITSFEEKPKVPTSNLASMGIYIFSWPVLQQYLVRDEANRLSGNDFGKDVIPAMLQDGVKLQSYTFNGYWKDVGTLESLWEANMDLLSENPALDLNDRDWRIYSVNPNRPAHYSAATADIADSLITEGCIVEGLVHRSVLFYGVQSGIDSQVRESIIMPNVKIGKGARIYRAIIGEGAIIGDGVVVGSPDNSSVTVIGSDELVTSNHSLQGVEQP; encoded by the coding sequence ATGGGCAGAAAACGTATGGTGGCCATGCTGCTTGCCGGCGGAGAAGGGAAAAGGCTCGGCGTGCTAACGAAAGATTTAGCGAAGCCGGCTGTCCATTTTGGCGGGAAGTACCGAATTATCGATTTTACATTAAGCAACTGTGCACATTCAGGCATCGATACAATCGGCGTATTAACGCAATATCAGCCACTGGTCCTGAACACGTATCTCGGAATCGGCAGTCCTTGGGGACTTGACCGGCGCGACGGCGGAATGGCGATTTTACCACCGTATGTGAAACAAAAAGGCGGCATGTGGTACAAGGGCACGGCAAATGCCATTTATCAAAATATGGGATTCATCGACCGCTACGATCCGGACTATGTGCTCGTCATCTCCGGCGACCATATCTATAAAATGGACTACGAGCTGATGCTGCAGGAGCACGAGGAACGCGGCGCCGATGTGACGATCGCCTGCATCGAGGTCGGCTGGAAGGAAGCAAGCCGCTTCGGCATCATGCATGTCGACGATGACGGTGCTATCACGTCGTTCGAAGAGAAGCCTAAGGTGCCGACAAGCAATTTGGCCTCGATGGGGATTTACATTTTCTCCTGGCCGGTATTGCAGCAATATTTGGTCCGCGACGAAGCGAACCGGCTGTCCGGCAACGATTTCGGCAAGGATGTCATCCCGGCCATGCTGCAGGACGGCGTGAAGCTGCAGTCCTATACGTTCAACGGCTATTGGAAGGACGTCGGCACGCTCGAAAGCCTGTGGGAAGCCAACATGGATTTGCTGTCGGAAAATCCGGCGCTTGACCTGAACGATCGCGATTGGCGGATATACTCGGTTAACCCGAACCGTCCTGCGCACTATTCGGCCGCGACGGCCGATATCGCCGACTCCCTGATTACCGAGGGCTGCATCGTTGAAGGGCTCGTCCATCGTTCCGTGCTGTTCTACGGCGTGCAGTCGGGCATCGACAGCCAGGTGCGGGAATCGATCATTATGCCGAACGTGAAGATCGGCAAGGGCGCCCGCATTTACCGTGCCATTATCGGCGAAGGAGCCATTATCGGCGACGGCGTCGTCGTCGGCAGTCCCGACAACAGCTCCGTCACCGTTATCGGAAGTGATGAACTCGTAACTTCAAACCATTCGCTCCAGGGGGTAGAGCAGCCATGA
- the glgB gene encoding 1,4-alpha-glucan branching protein GlgB produces MAKAAVIDPIQRDLYLFNQGNLFQSYRTFGAHQTKVGRRKGVRFTVWAPNAERVAVVGSFNDWDGEQHAMELLGETGVWSLFIPKLAPGTIYKYEILAKDGSRLLKADPFAFQSELRPSTASVVTEGFDFNWNDGDWQQRKLEDSPYREAMLTYEVHLGSWRYWGKEQFWTYEEMAGALVDYVVEMGYTHIELLPLTEHPLDQSWGYQATGYYSPTSRYGTPKQLMHLVDRCHQRGIGVILDWVPGHFCKDDHGLRQFDGTPIYEGNDWKRADKPLWGTLAFDFGCTEVQSFLISNAIYWMDVFHIDGLRVDAVASMIDLHFDKPPELFTFNAFGGKENTDALKFLKRLNETVFRYYPNALMIAEDSSAWPAVTSPTYMGGLGFNFKWNMGWMNDMLRYMALDPNDRRHHHNLITFSLVYAFSENFVLPLSHDEVVHGKRSLLNKMSGTYEQKFAQLRLFYGYWMTHPGKKLLFMGSEWGQFDEWKDAEDLDWELLDYPLHGSMHRYVKALNHQYLQQPSLWERDCDPGGFEWIDVHNAAQSIIVFMRRGRESHEFSVIVCNFSYHGYSDYRIGVPEPGEYRTALHSEAAAFGGVLQDVTEVRHSKQTPWHGRPYSISLDLPPLSFQMLVFAQTQRELDRKNRLTT; encoded by the coding sequence ATGGCTAAAGCGGCTGTAATCGACCCCATTCAGCGCGATTTGTACTTGTTTAACCAAGGGAATCTGTTCCAGAGTTACCGTACTTTTGGTGCGCACCAGACAAAAGTCGGACGTAGAAAAGGCGTGCGTTTCACCGTTTGGGCGCCGAATGCGGAGCGGGTGGCGGTTGTCGGCTCTTTCAATGATTGGGACGGCGAGCAGCACGCGATGGAATTGCTCGGGGAAACCGGCGTTTGGAGTCTATTTATACCGAAACTAGCTCCGGGTACGATTTACAAGTACGAGATTTTGGCGAAAGACGGCAGCCGTCTGCTCAAGGCGGATCCGTTCGCCTTTCAATCGGAGCTTAGGCCAAGCACGGCTTCGGTTGTCACAGAAGGTTTCGATTTTAACTGGAATGATGGAGACTGGCAACAGCGTAAGCTAGAAGACAGCCCATATCGCGAAGCAATGCTGACCTACGAGGTTCATCTCGGTTCCTGGCGCTACTGGGGCAAGGAGCAGTTTTGGACGTACGAGGAAATGGCCGGCGCATTGGTGGATTACGTCGTGGAAATGGGCTATACCCATATCGAGCTTCTCCCGTTAACCGAGCACCCGCTCGACCAATCCTGGGGTTATCAGGCTACAGGGTATTACTCGCCTACAAGCCGGTACGGCACCCCGAAGCAGCTCATGCACCTTGTCGACCGCTGCCACCAGCGCGGCATCGGCGTCATCCTGGATTGGGTACCTGGCCACTTCTGCAAGGACGATCATGGACTTCGCCAATTTGACGGCACCCCGATTTATGAAGGGAACGACTGGAAACGGGCCGATAAGCCGCTTTGGGGCACGCTCGCGTTCGACTTCGGCTGTACCGAGGTTCAGAGCTTTCTCATCTCGAACGCGATCTACTGGATGGACGTCTTCCATATCGACGGACTCCGGGTCGACGCCGTTGCCAGCATGATCGATCTGCATTTTGACAAACCGCCTGAATTATTCACCTTCAACGCCTTCGGCGGCAAGGAAAATACCGATGCCCTCAAGTTCCTCAAACGGTTGAACGAGACGGTATTCCGCTACTATCCGAACGCTTTAATGATCGCCGAAGACTCTTCAGCCTGGCCCGCTGTCACATCTCCTACCTACATGGGCGGCCTAGGCTTCAACTTCAAATGGAACATGGGTTGGATGAACGATATGCTGCGCTACATGGCGCTCGATCCGAACGATCGCAGACATCATCACAACCTCATCACGTTTTCACTCGTTTACGCATTCTCTGAAAATTTCGTTCTACCGCTTTCGCACGACGAGGTCGTTCATGGCAAACGATCGCTGCTTAACAAAATGTCAGGCACCTACGAGCAAAAATTCGCTCAGCTTAGACTATTCTACGGCTATTGGATGACGCATCCAGGCAAGAAGCTGCTCTTCATGGGCAGCGAGTGGGGCCAGTTCGACGAATGGAAAGACGCCGAAGATCTGGACTGGGAACTTCTCGATTACCCGCTGCACGGCAGCATGCACCGCTACGTTAAAGCGCTCAATCATCAATACCTTCAGCAGCCCTCGCTTTGGGAAAGGGATTGCGATCCCGGCGGCTTCGAATGGATCGATGTTCATAATGCCGCGCAAAGCATCATCGTCTTCATGCGCCGCGGCCGGGAATCTCATGAATTCTCCGTTATCGTTTGCAATTTCTCTTACCACGGCTACTCGGATTACCGGATAGGCGTTCCGGAGCCTGGTGAATACCGGACGGCTCTGCATAGTGAGGCGGCAGCTTTCGGCGGCGTCCTTCAAGACGTCACCGAAGTTAGACATAGCAAGCAGACACCTTGGCATGGCAGACCTTACAGCATATCGCTTGATCTTCCGCCGCTTTCGTTTCAAATGCTGGTATTTGCCCAGACCCAACGTGAGCTTGACCGCAAAAATCGCTTGACCACGTAG
- a CDS encoding iron-containing alcohol dehydrogenase: MNSFSFQNPTKIVFGKGTVSQLGKLAEPYGKSILLVYGSGSIKKTGLYDEVMKQLNEIGAKVSELSGIDPNPRLTSVNHGIELCRSEKVDLVLAVGGGSVLDAAKAIAAGALYEGDVWDFFMHKAVIRDALPLGTILTLSATGSEMNGNAVISNWETKQKRAFGSMHAYPRFSILDPTLTFTVPNNQTVNGAVDIMSHVFEQYFSLTPNTPLQERLCESILLTVIENAEIALEKPDDYDARANLMLCGTMALNGGLISVGVQNDWASHGIEHEISAIYDIPHGAGLSIVFPNWMKYVHRERIDRFTQFAERVWGIERGTKSDEELALAGIEATRAFFDRIGAPATLAYYNIGRENLDTMAKEAVLFGPIGSFKQLHEADVREILEMAL; encoded by the coding sequence ATGAACTCATTTTCCTTTCAAAATCCAACGAAAATCGTCTTCGGCAAAGGAACGGTCAGCCAGCTGGGCAAGCTTGCCGAGCCGTACGGGAAGTCGATTTTGCTCGTTTACGGATCCGGCAGCATCAAGAAAACCGGTTTATATGACGAAGTCATGAAACAACTGAATGAAATCGGAGCGAAAGTCTCGGAGCTTTCCGGCATCGATCCGAACCCGCGCCTCACATCCGTCAATCACGGAATCGAGCTGTGCCGCAGCGAGAAGGTCGATCTCGTCCTTGCGGTAGGCGGAGGCAGCGTGCTGGATGCGGCTAAAGCGATTGCGGCAGGCGCGTTGTACGAGGGCGACGTATGGGATTTCTTCATGCATAAAGCGGTCATTCGCGACGCGCTTCCGCTCGGCACGATTTTGACGCTGTCCGCTACGGGCTCCGAGATGAACGGCAACGCCGTTATCTCGAACTGGGAAACGAAGCAGAAGCGTGCTTTCGGCAGCATGCACGCCTATCCGCGCTTCTCGATTCTTGACCCGACGCTGACATTCACCGTCCCTAACAACCAAACCGTGAACGGCGCCGTCGACATTATGTCGCACGTATTCGAGCAGTACTTCTCGCTGACGCCGAACACACCGTTGCAAGAGCGGCTGTGCGAATCGATTCTGCTTACCGTAATCGAGAACGCGGAGATCGCGCTTGAGAAGCCGGATGATTATGACGCGCGCGCCAATCTCATGCTCTGCGGCACGATGGCGCTGAACGGCGGCCTCATCAGCGTCGGCGTTCAGAACGACTGGGCGTCGCACGGCATCGAGCACGAGATCAGCGCGATCTACGACATTCCGCACGGCGCGGGCTTGTCCATCGTGTTCCCGAACTGGATGAAATACGTGCACCGCGAGCGGATCGACCGCTTCACCCAGTTCGCCGAGCGCGTATGGGGCATCGAGCGCGGCACGAAATCGGACGAGGAGCTGGCTCTCGCAGGCATTGAAGCGACCCGCGCGTTCTTCGACCGGATCGGCGCGCCGGCTACGCTCGCGTACTACAATATCGGCCGCGAAAACCTCGATACGATGGCAAAGGAAGCCGTCCTCTTCGGCCCGATCGGCAGCTTCAAGCAGCTGCACGAAGCCGATGTGCGCGAAATTCTCGAAATGGCGCTGTAA
- a CDS encoding helix-turn-helix domain-containing protein encodes MSSEPLLTFLSPPLPYFIESNRGTYGPGGEHPNRRNIGVFDLLFVHKGALHIGEESNNWTIGPGQMLILRPDLWHYPTKPCSEETVFDWVHFQTAGPWEELNEHNCGTLRGDYYSYAIRLPKTMTFSYPDEVISLFDKLHDAAMGTSHAAFWQRQQWFLHLLQLFDEGWRSDAAKAPIAVAEEAAAYLKMHFRTTVTNSKLGEVLGLHPNYIARCMGEVFDCTPQQYLLSYRMDQAKLMLMKTNWPIARIADETGFKQTPHFSRSFAEHVGITPLSYRKRFAGSNKDKPQQRNQP; translated from the coding sequence TTGTCGTCCGAACCGCTGCTAACTTTTCTATCGCCTCCGCTGCCGTATTTCATCGAATCCAATCGCGGAACATACGGTCCGGGCGGCGAACATCCCAACCGTCGGAACATCGGCGTGTTCGACCTGCTTTTCGTACATAAAGGGGCGCTGCACATCGGCGAAGAATCGAACAACTGGACGATCGGTCCGGGGCAGATGCTTATATTGAGACCTGATTTATGGCATTATCCAACGAAGCCGTGCTCGGAAGAAACGGTATTCGACTGGGTCCATTTCCAGACGGCCGGACCTTGGGAAGAATTGAACGAACACAACTGCGGGACGCTGCGCGGCGATTATTATTCGTACGCCATCCGTTTACCGAAGACGATGACGTTCTCCTATCCGGATGAAGTGATCTCGCTGTTCGACAAGCTGCACGATGCCGCGATGGGAACTTCGCATGCGGCGTTCTGGCAGCGTCAGCAATGGTTCCTGCACCTGCTGCAGCTGTTCGATGAAGGCTGGCGCAGCGATGCGGCGAAAGCGCCGATCGCCGTTGCCGAAGAAGCGGCCGCTTATCTCAAAATGCATTTCCGCACGACCGTCACGAACAGCAAGCTTGGCGAGGTGCTCGGTCTCCATCCGAACTACATCGCGCGCTGTATGGGGGAAGTGTTCGACTGCACGCCGCAGCAGTATTTGCTTTCGTATCGGATGGACCAGGCGAAGCTTATGCTCATGAAGACGAATTGGCCGATAGCCAGAATCGCGGATGAGACCGGTTTCAAGCAAACGCCGCATTTCTCGCGCTCGTTCGCCGAGCATGTGGGCATTACGCCGCTTTCCTATCGGAAGCGTTTTGCGGGCAGCAATAAAGATAAACCGCAGCAAAGGAATCAACCGTAA
- the lplT gene encoding lysophospholipid transporter LplT has product MKRLLSPLNTVVLTQFLSAFADNLNFFLIVGMVKRQGVANPDIAVNYIQIAFLCAYVILAPVVGAFADKKAKSNVLLLGNILKAIGIAMLLFGLPPALCYVFVGIGAVVYSPGKYGILTELTSTEDELLRANAKVEGSTILAILLGTVAGGFLAENSDLPAVLTCLGVYLLSLFMTLIIPARAGNKSLRYGKEAVQFLRDFALLFRNSRARFSLIGTGSFWLTAAVLRIALIAWLPLNLGIEDTDQQSMMIGITAIGVVCSAFLTPRLVPAGRLHRAFYYGLFMVASVMVASMTYVLWLTIILLFLIGVFGGIFVIPLNTMLQEEGKALIGSGKTIAVQNFVENVLTVSGLLIYLTLSQMNVSVNGSVIGIGLVLLLFILFLATQLSGIKAVKAPVLRERQEH; this is encoded by the coding sequence ATGAAACGATTGCTGTCGCCGCTGAATACGGTCGTGCTGACTCAGTTTCTGAGCGCATTCGCGGACAATTTGAACTTTTTTCTTATCGTAGGCATGGTGAAGCGGCAGGGAGTCGCCAATCCGGATATTGCGGTCAATTACATTCAGATCGCGTTTCTTTGCGCTTACGTCATATTGGCACCGGTTGTCGGCGCTTTCGCGGATAAGAAGGCGAAATCGAACGTGCTCCTGCTCGGCAATATATTGAAGGCCATCGGTATCGCGATGCTGCTGTTCGGCTTGCCTCCCGCGCTTTGCTACGTCTTCGTCGGCATCGGCGCGGTCGTGTACTCGCCGGGAAAATACGGCATCTTAACGGAGCTGACCTCGACCGAGGACGAATTGCTGAGAGCGAACGCGAAGGTGGAAGGCTCCACCATTCTCGCGATCCTGCTCGGTACCGTAGCGGGCGGCTTCCTGGCCGAGAACTCGGATTTGCCGGCCGTTCTTACATGCTTGGGCGTCTACCTGCTATCGCTCTTCATGACGCTGATCATTCCTGCCCGCGCAGGAAATAAATCGCTTCGCTACGGCAAGGAAGCGGTCCAATTTTTGCGCGACTTCGCGCTGTTGTTCCGCAACTCGCGCGCGCGATTTTCGCTGATCGGCACGGGTTCGTTCTGGCTGACGGCTGCGGTGCTGCGCATCGCGCTCATCGCTTGGCTGCCGCTCAATCTCGGGATCGAAGACACTGATCAGCAGTCGATGATGATCGGGATTACGGCTATCGGCGTCGTGTGCAGCGCCTTTCTAACCCCGCGTCTCGTGCCGGCGGGCAGGCTGCATCGCGCGTTCTACTACGGTCTGTTCATGGTTGCTTCAGTCATGGTCGCCTCGATGACGTACGTGCTGTGGCTGACGATCATTCTGCTGTTCCTGATCGGCGTGTTCGGCGGCATCTTCGTCATTCCGCTTAACACGATGCTGCAGGAGGAGGGCAAGGCGCTGATCGGCTCGGGCAAGACGATCGCCGTCCAAAACTTCGTGGAAAACGTGCTGACCGTGAGCGGGCTGCTCATCTACTTGACGTTGAGTCAGATGAACGTTTCCGTCAATGGATCGGTTATCGGCATCGGTCTTGTGCTGCTGCTGTTCATCCTGTTCCTGGCCACGCAGCTATCCGGCATCAAGGCGGTCAAAGCGCCGGTTTTGCGGGAACGGCAAGAGCATTAA
- a CDS encoding DUF4247 domain-containing protein, whose translation MRKTGTYWIKLLLVFSLIVPLLAACGIGSTIEETYPLESVNGSGSATSYVYRAAGVSVPEVAKSLVDKAKPDQQSPEKTDHMFLVYSDRIIHLQQDAAKPEDTLIEVDSKEYVRNNYSSSFLEGYLIASLIGDLFDNGRYGHGTYRGYKDRDVYKPKSGNYHAPSVQEKKAIPPMTVNRSGSIFKRSKNADSSKVGEGGLFNKAPPKSGKITRDSGSSGSKSGSWLAPRKSSKPKTRVGSGRISRRR comes from the coding sequence ATGCGCAAAACCGGAACTTATTGGATCAAACTATTGCTCGTTTTCTCGCTTATCGTTCCTCTTCTTGCGGCATGCGGCATAGGCAGCACGATTGAAGAGACGTATCCGCTCGAGTCGGTGAACGGAAGCGGTTCGGCAACGTCATACGTGTACCGCGCGGCAGGCGTCAGCGTGCCGGAGGTGGCGAAGTCGCTGGTTGATAAGGCGAAGCCGGACCAGCAATCGCCTGAGAAAACGGACCATATGTTCCTTGTCTATTCCGACCGCATCATCCATTTGCAGCAGGATGCCGCGAAGCCGGAGGACACGCTGATCGAAGTCGATTCCAAGGAATATGTCCGCAACAACTACAGCTCCAGCTTCCTGGAAGGGTATCTGATTGCGAGCCTCATCGGCGATTTGTTCGATAACGGCCGGTACGGCCATGGCACTTACCGGGGCTATAAGGACCGTGACGTCTACAAGCCGAAGAGCGGCAATTATCACGCGCCATCGGTGCAGGAGAAAAAGGCGATTCCGCCGATGACGGTCAACCGGAGCGGCTCGATCTTCAAGAGGTCGAAAAACGCCGATTCAAGCAAAGTGGGCGAAGGCGGGCTGTTCAACAAAGCGCCCCCGAAATCCGGCAAAATTACGCGGGATTCCGGCAGCAGCGGCAGCAAATCGGGCAGCTGGCTGGCGCCGCGCAAATCCTCGAAGCCGAAGACGAGAGTCGGGTCCGGCAGAATATCAAGGCGGCGATGA
- a CDS encoding DUF4178 domain-containing protein, with translation MSLFKRIRNIMAKPEPPKAEKSVLTIGPGDVCEVSLVTYQVVGRLQNRQRNLIVLTLQDGAAIRYLTIEERERTEYALYEPIDGRLDSVEEVPTIIELDDRVYHMEEQYSGLVTAIGKTPFVQGGEQYVWQFQSDDRKLLRVEWQDGRFMLYEGEDVLPADVRVLRGS, from the coding sequence ATGAGCTTATTCAAACGAATTCGAAACATAATGGCGAAGCCGGAGCCGCCGAAAGCGGAGAAAAGCGTGCTCACGATCGGACCCGGCGATGTTTGCGAGGTATCGCTCGTCACGTATCAGGTCGTTGGCCGCTTGCAGAACCGGCAGCGCAACCTCATCGTGCTGACGCTGCAGGATGGCGCGGCGATCCGGTACTTAACTATCGAGGAGCGGGAGCGGACGGAATACGCGCTTTACGAGCCGATCGACGGGCGTCTTGATTCGGTCGAGGAAGTGCCGACCATTATCGAGCTGGACGACCGCGTGTATCATATGGAAGAACAATATTCCGGCCTCGTGACGGCCATAGGGAAGACGCCGTTCGTCCAGGGCGGCGAGCAATATGTGTGGCAATTTCAATCCGACGACCGGAAGCTGCTGCGCGTCGAGTGGCAGGACGGCCGGTTCATGCTGTACGAAGGCGAAGACGTGCTTCCGGCCGATGTCCGCGTTCTTCGCGGCAGTTAG
- a CDS encoding DUF350 domain-containing protein, with protein MTLNEMVAILVWTGAGAVLLAVLMAIDSLFTRYKDLEEIKKGNVAVTSRFIMKLLAQAYILSQSIATSNHLGEALLVSVISFVILLLVESLVEFALRSTSGLDLSGGTKDNKMAHALFAGSLHLAGALIIGSCL; from the coding sequence ATGACATTGAATGAGATGGTAGCGATTTTAGTATGGACCGGGGCAGGAGCGGTATTGCTGGCAGTGCTGATGGCGATCGATTCCTTATTTACGCGGTACAAGGATTTGGAGGAAATCAAGAAAGGCAACGTAGCGGTCACCAGCCGGTTCATCATGAAGCTGCTTGCGCAGGCGTATATCCTGTCGCAATCGATTGCGACTTCGAACCATTTGGGAGAAGCGCTGCTCGTATCGGTCATCTCCTTCGTCATTTTGCTGCTCGTGGAAAGTCTTGTGGAATTCGCGCTGCGCTCGACGTCCGGACTTGATCTTAGCGGGGGCACGAAAGACAACAAGATGGCGCATGCGCTGTTCGCGGGCTCGCTTCACCTCGCTGGTGCGCTCATCATCGGTTCGTGTCTGTAA